In Falco naumanni isolate bFalNau1 chromosome 5, bFalNau1.pat, whole genome shotgun sequence, the following are encoded in one genomic region:
- the HCFC2 gene encoding host cell factor 2 isoform X2, whose protein sequence is MAAAAAGLSWRRVSSFTGPVPRSRHGHRAVAIRELVIIFGGGNEGIADELHVYNTVTNQWFLPAVRGDIPPGCAAHGFVCDGTRILVFGGMVEYGRYSNDLYELQASRWLWKKVKPQAPATGSPPCPRLGHSFSLYGNKCYLFGGLANESEDSNNNVPRYLNDFYELELQHGSGVVGWSIPVTKGILPSPRESHTAIVYCRKDLGSPKMYIFGGMCGCRLNDLWELDIETMTWSRPETKGTVPLPRSLHTANVIGNKMYVFGGWVPQSAGGEISAHDGEWKCTGSFSYLNLDTTEWIGLISDCHEDKSNLLPGPRAGHCAVAVGTRLYIWSGRDGYRKAWNNQVCCKDLWYLDTEKPPAPSQVQLIRATTNSFQVKWDEVPTVEGYLLQLHADSPVPSVAGIPGTGVPETSVLSSQGGSSLHQSPQSLPSIPYPEMKVDHPSQTNNVIPNNVQVSLSSNSLLKVEGKEKVAAPENKITQETMKNHADASGFKESNAPSLLPVCTSSPQTSAHVGELHDLDKQTVNPDASVSSTVSSTQTMVTQQAVKTESSSTNGAVVKDETSLTTFNSKSEAAETAYIMPSARVSTGQTNDSHSSKTPQRQMAPVKIRDRQWYDVGIFNNNSAVVSQFYLLPEETLSTSNKMEGADVPDYRSLKKQDLFPGTVYRFRVAAINGCGVGPFSKISEFKTCIPGFPGAPSTVKITKSVDCIHLSWEPPASPSGNILEYSAYLAIRSTQLQENPSQLVFMRIYCGLKTSCIVTAAQLSNAHVDYTSRPAIVFRISAKNERGYGPATQVRWLQDMKTSGSK, encoded by the exons ATGGCGGCGGCCGCCGCTGGACTGAGCTGGAGGCGGGTGTCTTCCTTCACGGGGCCGGTGCCGCGCTCCCGCCACGGGCACCGCGCGGTCGCCATCCGCGAGCTGGTCATTATCTTCGGGGGCGGCAACGAGGGCATCGCCGACGAGCTGCACGTCTACAACACGG TTACAAATCAGTGGTTCCTTCCTGCTGTAAGGGGAGATATTCCTCCAGGCTGTGCAGCACATGGATTTGTTTGTGATGGTACCAGAATACTAGTTTTTGGAGGAATGGTTGAATATGGAAGATACAGTAATGATTTATATGAATTGCAG GCAAGTCGATGGctctggaaaaaagtaaaacctcaAGCTCCTGCCACTGGATCACCACCTTGTCCTCGACTTGgccacagcttttctttataTGGTAACAAGTGCTATTTATTTGGTGGCCTGGCAAATGAAAGTGAGGATTCAAATAATAACGTTCCCAG ATATTTAAATGATTTCTATGAACTGGAGCTGCAACATGGTTCTGGCGTTGTTGGCTGGAGTATTCCTGTGACCAAAGGGATCTTGCCATCTCCCCGAGAATCTCACACAGCCATCGTATACTGCAGAAAAGATTTGGGAAGTCCAAAGATGTATATTTTTGGCGGGATGTGTGGCTGTCGGCTTAATGATCTCTGGGAACTTGACATAG aaaccATGACCTGGTCAAGACCAGAAACTAAGGGGACAGTACCACTTCCTCGCAGTCTCCATACAGCCAATGTAATAGGAAACAA aatGTATGTTTTTGGTGGATGGGTTCCACAGTCAGCAGGAGGTGAAATTTCTGCTCATGATGGTGAATGGAAATGTACCGGTTCATTTTCTTATCTTAATTTGG ATACCACAGAATGGATAGGTCTGATCTCAGATTGCCACGAGGACAAAAGTAACTTGTTACCAGGGCCAAGAGCAGGACACTGTGCTGTAGCGGTTGGCACTCGTCTGTATATCTGGAGTGGTAGAGATGGTTACAGAAAAGCTTGGAACAATCAAGTTTGCTGCAAAGATCTTTGGTACCTTGATACTG AGAAACCTCCAGCACCATCACAGGTACAGCTGATTAGAGCTACAACCAACTCTTTTCAAgtgaaatgggatgaagtaCCTACAGTTGAAGGATATCTTCTTCAGTTACATGCTGACTCACCAGTGCCATCAGTGGCTGGAATACCTGGTACTGGGGTTCCTGAGACATCAGTGCTGAGTTCACAAG GTGGCTCTTCTCTACATCAAAGTCCACAATCACTGCCTAGCATCCCTTACCCAGAAATGAAGGTGGATCATCCCAGCCAAACAAATAATGTCATTCCTAATAAT GTCCAAGTTTCTCTTTCATCCAACTCATTATTAAaagtagaaggaaaagaaaaggttgCAGCACCTGAAAACAAGATTACACAGGAGACTATGAAAAACCATGCAGATGCTTCAGGATTCAAAGAATCAAATGCCCCTTCTCTTTTGCCTGTTTGTACTTCAA gtCCTCAGACTTCAGCACATGTAGGGGAATTACATGACTTGGACAAACAAACTGTAAATCCCGATGCTTCTGTATCCAGTACTGTCTCCAGCACACAAACTATGGTAACCCAGCAGGCTGTTAAAACTGAATCATCAAGTACAAATGGGGCAGTTGTTAAAGATGAAACTTCACTAACAACATTCAATTCAAAATCTGAAG CTGCTGAAACTGCTTATATCATGCCTTCAGCAAGGGTCAGTACTGGACAGACAAATGATTCACACTCCTCT AAAACTCCACAAAGACAGATGGCACCGGTGAAAATAAGAGACAGGCAGTGGTATGATGTTGGAATTTTTAACAACAACAGCGCTGTGGTGAGCCAGTTCTACTTGCTGCCGGAGGAAACCCTGAGTACCTCTAACAAG atggAAGGTGCAGATGTGCCAGACTACAGATCACTTAAGAAACAGGATCTTTTTCCAGGCACAGTGTACAGATTCAGAGTTGCAGCAATTAATGGCTGTGGTGTTGGGCCTTTCAGTAAAATCAGTGAATTCAAGACCTGCATTCCAGGTTTTCCTGGAGCTCCTTCAACAGTCAAAATCACCAAG agtgTGGACTGTATTCATCTTTCTTGGGAGCCTCCTGCCTCACcctctggaaatattttagaatattctGCCTACTTAGCAATCCGTTCCACACAGTTACAGGAGAATCCAAGTCAGCTTGTATTTATGAGAATATACTGTGGTCTTAAAACATCATGTATAGTGACTGCTGCCCAGCTTTCAAATGCTCATGTCGATTACACTTCCCGACCTGCTATAGTGTTCAGAATTTCTGCAAAGAATGAGAGAGGATATGGACCAGCCACACAAGTTCGATGGCTTCAAG ATATGAAAACATCAGGCTCAAAGTAG
- the HCFC2 gene encoding host cell factor 2 isoform X1: MAAAAAGLSWRRVSSFTGPVPRSRHGHRAVAIRELVIIFGGGNEGIADELHVYNTVTNQWFLPAVRGDIPPGCAAHGFVCDGTRILVFGGMVEYGRYSNDLYELQASRWLWKKVKPQAPATGSPPCPRLGHSFSLYGNKCYLFGGLANESEDSNNNVPRYLNDFYELELQHGSGVVGWSIPVTKGILPSPRESHTAIVYCRKDLGSPKMYIFGGMCGCRLNDLWELDIETMTWSRPETKGTVPLPRSLHTANVIGNKMYVFGGWVPQSAGGEISAHDGEWKCTGSFSYLNLDTTEWIGLISDCHEDKSNLLPGPRAGHCAVAVGTRLYIWSGRDGYRKAWNNQVCCKDLWYLDTEKPPAPSQVQLIRATTNSFQVKWDEVPTVEGYLLQLHADSPVPSVAGIPGTGVPETSVLSSQGGSSLHQSPQSLPSIPYPEMKVDHPSQTNNVIPNNVQVSLSSNSLLKVEGKEKVAAPENKITQETMKNHADASGFKESNAPSLLPVCTSSPQTSAHVGELHDLDKQTVNPDASVSSTVSSTQTMVTQQAVKTESSSTNGAVVKDETSLTTFNSKSEAAETAYIMPSARVSTGQTNDSHSSKTPQRQMAPVKIRDRQWYDVGIFNNNSAVVSQFYLLPEETLSTSNKMEGADVPDYRSLKKQDLFPGTVYRFRVAAINGCGVGPFSKISEFKTCIPGFPGAPSTVKITKSVDCIHLSWEPPASPSGNILEYSAYLAIRSTQLQENPSQLVFMRIYCGLKTSCIVTAAQLSNAHVDYTSRPAIVFRISAKNERGYGPATQVRWLQGKISVRHGI, translated from the exons ATGGCGGCGGCCGCCGCTGGACTGAGCTGGAGGCGGGTGTCTTCCTTCACGGGGCCGGTGCCGCGCTCCCGCCACGGGCACCGCGCGGTCGCCATCCGCGAGCTGGTCATTATCTTCGGGGGCGGCAACGAGGGCATCGCCGACGAGCTGCACGTCTACAACACGG TTACAAATCAGTGGTTCCTTCCTGCTGTAAGGGGAGATATTCCTCCAGGCTGTGCAGCACATGGATTTGTTTGTGATGGTACCAGAATACTAGTTTTTGGAGGAATGGTTGAATATGGAAGATACAGTAATGATTTATATGAATTGCAG GCAAGTCGATGGctctggaaaaaagtaaaacctcaAGCTCCTGCCACTGGATCACCACCTTGTCCTCGACTTGgccacagcttttctttataTGGTAACAAGTGCTATTTATTTGGTGGCCTGGCAAATGAAAGTGAGGATTCAAATAATAACGTTCCCAG ATATTTAAATGATTTCTATGAACTGGAGCTGCAACATGGTTCTGGCGTTGTTGGCTGGAGTATTCCTGTGACCAAAGGGATCTTGCCATCTCCCCGAGAATCTCACACAGCCATCGTATACTGCAGAAAAGATTTGGGAAGTCCAAAGATGTATATTTTTGGCGGGATGTGTGGCTGTCGGCTTAATGATCTCTGGGAACTTGACATAG aaaccATGACCTGGTCAAGACCAGAAACTAAGGGGACAGTACCACTTCCTCGCAGTCTCCATACAGCCAATGTAATAGGAAACAA aatGTATGTTTTTGGTGGATGGGTTCCACAGTCAGCAGGAGGTGAAATTTCTGCTCATGATGGTGAATGGAAATGTACCGGTTCATTTTCTTATCTTAATTTGG ATACCACAGAATGGATAGGTCTGATCTCAGATTGCCACGAGGACAAAAGTAACTTGTTACCAGGGCCAAGAGCAGGACACTGTGCTGTAGCGGTTGGCACTCGTCTGTATATCTGGAGTGGTAGAGATGGTTACAGAAAAGCTTGGAACAATCAAGTTTGCTGCAAAGATCTTTGGTACCTTGATACTG AGAAACCTCCAGCACCATCACAGGTACAGCTGATTAGAGCTACAACCAACTCTTTTCAAgtgaaatgggatgaagtaCCTACAGTTGAAGGATATCTTCTTCAGTTACATGCTGACTCACCAGTGCCATCAGTGGCTGGAATACCTGGTACTGGGGTTCCTGAGACATCAGTGCTGAGTTCACAAG GTGGCTCTTCTCTACATCAAAGTCCACAATCACTGCCTAGCATCCCTTACCCAGAAATGAAGGTGGATCATCCCAGCCAAACAAATAATGTCATTCCTAATAAT GTCCAAGTTTCTCTTTCATCCAACTCATTATTAAaagtagaaggaaaagaaaaggttgCAGCACCTGAAAACAAGATTACACAGGAGACTATGAAAAACCATGCAGATGCTTCAGGATTCAAAGAATCAAATGCCCCTTCTCTTTTGCCTGTTTGTACTTCAA gtCCTCAGACTTCAGCACATGTAGGGGAATTACATGACTTGGACAAACAAACTGTAAATCCCGATGCTTCTGTATCCAGTACTGTCTCCAGCACACAAACTATGGTAACCCAGCAGGCTGTTAAAACTGAATCATCAAGTACAAATGGGGCAGTTGTTAAAGATGAAACTTCACTAACAACATTCAATTCAAAATCTGAAG CTGCTGAAACTGCTTATATCATGCCTTCAGCAAGGGTCAGTACTGGACAGACAAATGATTCACACTCCTCT AAAACTCCACAAAGACAGATGGCACCGGTGAAAATAAGAGACAGGCAGTGGTATGATGTTGGAATTTTTAACAACAACAGCGCTGTGGTGAGCCAGTTCTACTTGCTGCCGGAGGAAACCCTGAGTACCTCTAACAAG atggAAGGTGCAGATGTGCCAGACTACAGATCACTTAAGAAACAGGATCTTTTTCCAGGCACAGTGTACAGATTCAGAGTTGCAGCAATTAATGGCTGTGGTGTTGGGCCTTTCAGTAAAATCAGTGAATTCAAGACCTGCATTCCAGGTTTTCCTGGAGCTCCTTCAACAGTCAAAATCACCAAG agtgTGGACTGTATTCATCTTTCTTGGGAGCCTCCTGCCTCACcctctggaaatattttagaatattctGCCTACTTAGCAATCCGTTCCACACAGTTACAGGAGAATCCAAGTCAGCTTGTATTTATGAGAATATACTGTGGTCTTAAAACATCATGTATAGTGACTGCTGCCCAGCTTTCAAATGCTCATGTCGATTACACTTCCCGACCTGCTATAGTGTTCAGAATTTCTGCAAAGAATGAGAGAGGATATGGACCAGCCACACAAGTTCGATGGCTTCAAGGTAAAATCAGTGTCAGACATGGCATTTAA
- the HCFC2 gene encoding host cell factor 2 isoform X3 encodes MAAAAAGLSWRRVSSFTGPVPRSRHGHRAVAIRELVIIFGGGNEGIADELHVYNTVTNQWFLPAVRGDIPPGCAAHGFVCDGTRILVFGGMVEYGRYSNDLYELQASRWLWKKVKPQAPATGSPPCPRLGHSFSLYGNKCYLFGGLANESEDSNNNVPRYLNDFYELELQHGSGVVGWSIPVTKGILPSPRESHTAIVYCRKDLGSPKMYIFGGMCGCRLNDLWELDIETMTWSRPETKGTVPLPRSLHTANVIGNKMYVFGGWVPQSAGGEISAHDGEWKCTGSFSYLNLGPRAGHCAVAVGTRLYIWSGRDGYRKAWNNQVCCKDLWYLDTEKPPAPSQVQLIRATTNSFQVKWDEVPTVEGYLLQLHADSPVPSVAGIPGTGVPETSVLSSQGGSSLHQSPQSLPSIPYPEMKVDHPSQTNNVIPNNVQVSLSSNSLLKVEGKEKVAAPENKITQETMKNHADASGFKESNAPSLLPVCTSSPQTSAHVGELHDLDKQTVNPDASVSSTVSSTQTMVTQQAVKTESSSTNGAVVKDETSLTTFNSKSEAAETAYIMPSARVSTGQTNDSHSSKTPQRQMAPVKIRDRQWYDVGIFNNNSAVVSQFYLLPEETLSTSNKMEGADVPDYRSLKKQDLFPGTVYRFRVAAINGCGVGPFSKISEFKTCIPGFPGAPSTVKITKSVDCIHLSWEPPASPSGNILEYSAYLAIRSTQLQENPSQLVFMRIYCGLKTSCIVTAAQLSNAHVDYTSRPAIVFRISAKNERGYGPATQVRWLQGKISVRHGI; translated from the exons ATGGCGGCGGCCGCCGCTGGACTGAGCTGGAGGCGGGTGTCTTCCTTCACGGGGCCGGTGCCGCGCTCCCGCCACGGGCACCGCGCGGTCGCCATCCGCGAGCTGGTCATTATCTTCGGGGGCGGCAACGAGGGCATCGCCGACGAGCTGCACGTCTACAACACGG TTACAAATCAGTGGTTCCTTCCTGCTGTAAGGGGAGATATTCCTCCAGGCTGTGCAGCACATGGATTTGTTTGTGATGGTACCAGAATACTAGTTTTTGGAGGAATGGTTGAATATGGAAGATACAGTAATGATTTATATGAATTGCAG GCAAGTCGATGGctctggaaaaaagtaaaacctcaAGCTCCTGCCACTGGATCACCACCTTGTCCTCGACTTGgccacagcttttctttataTGGTAACAAGTGCTATTTATTTGGTGGCCTGGCAAATGAAAGTGAGGATTCAAATAATAACGTTCCCAG ATATTTAAATGATTTCTATGAACTGGAGCTGCAACATGGTTCTGGCGTTGTTGGCTGGAGTATTCCTGTGACCAAAGGGATCTTGCCATCTCCCCGAGAATCTCACACAGCCATCGTATACTGCAGAAAAGATTTGGGAAGTCCAAAGATGTATATTTTTGGCGGGATGTGTGGCTGTCGGCTTAATGATCTCTGGGAACTTGACATAG aaaccATGACCTGGTCAAGACCAGAAACTAAGGGGACAGTACCACTTCCTCGCAGTCTCCATACAGCCAATGTAATAGGAAACAA aatGTATGTTTTTGGTGGATGGGTTCCACAGTCAGCAGGAGGTGAAATTTCTGCTCATGATGGTGAATGGAAATGTACCGGTTCATTTTCTTATCTTAATTTGG GGCCAAGAGCAGGACACTGTGCTGTAGCGGTTGGCACTCGTCTGTATATCTGGAGTGGTAGAGATGGTTACAGAAAAGCTTGGAACAATCAAGTTTGCTGCAAAGATCTTTGGTACCTTGATACTG AGAAACCTCCAGCACCATCACAGGTACAGCTGATTAGAGCTACAACCAACTCTTTTCAAgtgaaatgggatgaagtaCCTACAGTTGAAGGATATCTTCTTCAGTTACATGCTGACTCACCAGTGCCATCAGTGGCTGGAATACCTGGTACTGGGGTTCCTGAGACATCAGTGCTGAGTTCACAAG GTGGCTCTTCTCTACATCAAAGTCCACAATCACTGCCTAGCATCCCTTACCCAGAAATGAAGGTGGATCATCCCAGCCAAACAAATAATGTCATTCCTAATAAT GTCCAAGTTTCTCTTTCATCCAACTCATTATTAAaagtagaaggaaaagaaaaggttgCAGCACCTGAAAACAAGATTACACAGGAGACTATGAAAAACCATGCAGATGCTTCAGGATTCAAAGAATCAAATGCCCCTTCTCTTTTGCCTGTTTGTACTTCAA gtCCTCAGACTTCAGCACATGTAGGGGAATTACATGACTTGGACAAACAAACTGTAAATCCCGATGCTTCTGTATCCAGTACTGTCTCCAGCACACAAACTATGGTAACCCAGCAGGCTGTTAAAACTGAATCATCAAGTACAAATGGGGCAGTTGTTAAAGATGAAACTTCACTAACAACATTCAATTCAAAATCTGAAG CTGCTGAAACTGCTTATATCATGCCTTCAGCAAGGGTCAGTACTGGACAGACAAATGATTCACACTCCTCT AAAACTCCACAAAGACAGATGGCACCGGTGAAAATAAGAGACAGGCAGTGGTATGATGTTGGAATTTTTAACAACAACAGCGCTGTGGTGAGCCAGTTCTACTTGCTGCCGGAGGAAACCCTGAGTACCTCTAACAAG atggAAGGTGCAGATGTGCCAGACTACAGATCACTTAAGAAACAGGATCTTTTTCCAGGCACAGTGTACAGATTCAGAGTTGCAGCAATTAATGGCTGTGGTGTTGGGCCTTTCAGTAAAATCAGTGAATTCAAGACCTGCATTCCAGGTTTTCCTGGAGCTCCTTCAACAGTCAAAATCACCAAG agtgTGGACTGTATTCATCTTTCTTGGGAGCCTCCTGCCTCACcctctggaaatattttagaatattctGCCTACTTAGCAATCCGTTCCACACAGTTACAGGAGAATCCAAGTCAGCTTGTATTTATGAGAATATACTGTGGTCTTAAAACATCATGTATAGTGACTGCTGCCCAGCTTTCAAATGCTCATGTCGATTACACTTCCCGACCTGCTATAGTGTTCAGAATTTCTGCAAAGAATGAGAGAGGATATGGACCAGCCACACAAGTTCGATGGCTTCAAGGTAAAATCAGTGTCAGACATGGCATTTAA